A window of Sphingobacterium sp. SRCM116780 contains these coding sequences:
- a CDS encoding MlaD family protein yields the protein MKVSNETKVGILAVVAVALLFIGYSFLKGNDVFSSDHTFYTSYRAVDGLTASKPVLVNGYQIGRVSKMTLQPDGSILTEFKINSEYEIPKNTVARISSTDLLGGKAIVFEMGDSKEFAKDGDRLASGIQANIMDKVEPIQKRVENITIKLDSVLTVVNAVLDDQFQDDFKKSVHSISTSLKNVEVITKDVEGLVGSERKRLNTIMSNLEIITNTFKNNSGQITSIMSNLNTITDKTAKLDFQQTMDKANTAMTDFQTIVDKINKGQGSIGLLINDEKLYDNLNNASQSLDYLMKDIKEKPAKYIKLSIFGKKGNQ from the coding sequence TTGAAAGTATCAAACGAGACCAAAGTTGGAATTTTAGCCGTAGTTGCAGTAGCTTTATTATTTATAGGTTATAGCTTTTTGAAAGGTAATGATGTATTTAGCAGTGATCATACTTTTTATACATCATATCGAGCAGTCGATGGTTTGACAGCTTCCAAACCCGTATTGGTAAATGGATATCAGATTGGTCGTGTGTCAAAAATGACCTTACAGCCAGATGGGAGTATCTTAACAGAATTTAAAATTAATTCTGAATATGAAATACCTAAAAATACAGTAGCTCGTATATCCAGCACCGACTTACTAGGAGGAAAAGCGATTGTTTTTGAAATGGGCGATAGCAAGGAATTTGCTAAAGATGGAGACCGATTAGCTTCCGGTATTCAAGCGAATATTATGGATAAAGTGGAACCCATTCAAAAAAGAGTAGAAAATATCACGATAAAATTAGACTCTGTATTGACTGTTGTCAATGCTGTATTGGATGATCAATTTCAAGATGATTTCAAGAAAAGTGTTCACAGTATATCTACATCCTTAAAAAATGTTGAGGTAATAACAAAAGATGTTGAAGGATTAGTTGGCTCAGAAAGAAAGCGATTGAACACGATCATGTCTAACTTGGAAATCATTACCAATACATTTAAAAATAATAGTGGACAGATTACATCAATTATGTCCAATTTAAACACGATAACAGACAAAACTGCTAAGCTGGATTTTCAACAAACCATGGATAAAGCGAATACGGCAATGACAGATTTTCAAACCATTGTAGATAAGATTAATAAAGGGCAGGGTTCAATAGGATTACTGATAAACGATGAAAAGCTCTATGATAATTTGAATAATGCTTCGCAAAGCTTAGATTATTTGATGAAAGATATCAAAGAAAAACCTGCAAAATATATCAAATTGTCCATCTTTGGAAAGAAAGGTAATCAATAA
- a CDS encoding S9 family peptidase, producing the protein MAQEKKEGKSSLKMVSNTKSPLSPQTLWKLGRVSAEGITPDGKTLIYGVSNYSLESNSSEKNLYTLTIESGKVDLLTSEKGAESVVQVLENGDIIFLFKGQLWKKNSANDTATQLTKSETDLENVKLSPDGQYILFSRAVLLKKYHSTDKYDDLPKSDAYVFDNLDYRHWDTFNNGKFNHPFVASYENGKIGEPVDLLQDEPYYSPQMPFGGSEDFEWTPDSKAILYVSKKKFGTEYAVSTNTDIYRYDLASKKTTNLTEGMNGYDTNPIYSPDGNKLTWLSMAKEGYEADKNDIILFDKVSSQRLNLTAHWDGTVNSFTWSKDNRKIYFVAPSKGTVQLFELIVPTNLKNRSLPVIQQISNGNFDITGIVGQVGNQLIVTSTKFTRATEIYKYDLASKKLTPLTTVNDEIYASISDNKVESRITKASDGADLFSWVIYPPDFDPTKKYPTILYCEGGPQSALTQFYSFRWNLQLIASQGYIVIAPNRRGMPGWGVKWNEAISKDWGGQPIRDYLTAIDDISKESYVDTTRRAAIGASYGGYSVYMLAGVHQNRFKSLIAHNGLFDMKSWYGTTEELFFANHELGGPYWDKANEKSYHEYNPSEYINKWNTPILIFQGGHDYRVPIGQGLGAFQAAQLKKIKSRLVYLPDENHWVLSGHNAQVWQREFFGWLKETL; encoded by the coding sequence ATGGCTCAAGAAAAAAAAGAAGGCAAATCCAGTCTTAAAATGGTCTCAAATACAAAATCACCATTAAGTCCTCAAACTCTTTGGAAATTGGGCCGTGTTTCTGCTGAAGGAATCACACCTGATGGAAAAACGCTTATTTACGGCGTCTCGAATTATTCATTAGAGAGCAATAGTTCAGAGAAAAATCTCTATACTTTAACTATTGAATCCGGAAAAGTCGACTTACTGACGTCCGAAAAAGGAGCCGAATCTGTTGTACAGGTGTTAGAGAATGGTGATATCATCTTCTTATTTAAAGGTCAACTCTGGAAAAAAAATAGTGCTAATGACACTGCTACTCAACTGACGAAAAGTGAAACAGATCTAGAGAATGTCAAACTTTCTCCTGATGGCCAATACATTTTATTCAGTAGAGCGGTTTTATTAAAAAAATATCATAGTACGGACAAATATGATGATTTACCAAAATCTGATGCCTATGTCTTCGACAATTTAGATTACCGCCACTGGGATACATTCAATAATGGTAAATTTAACCATCCTTTTGTCGCATCTTATGAAAATGGAAAAATTGGAGAACCCGTAGATCTGTTACAAGATGAACCTTACTATAGTCCACAAATGCCATTTGGTGGTTCTGAAGATTTTGAATGGACTCCAGATAGCAAAGCTATTTTATATGTGAGCAAGAAAAAATTTGGAACAGAGTATGCTGTTAGTACGAATACGGATATCTACCGTTATGATCTTGCATCAAAGAAAACCACCAATCTAACGGAGGGGATGAATGGATATGACACCAACCCCATTTATAGTCCTGATGGCAACAAGTTGACTTGGTTGAGCATGGCGAAGGAAGGATATGAAGCTGATAAGAATGATATCATCTTGTTTGACAAGGTTTCTTCTCAACGACTGAATCTAACGGCTCATTGGGATGGTACTGTTAATTCTTTTACCTGGAGTAAAGATAATCGTAAAATTTATTTTGTCGCTCCATCCAAAGGAACGGTTCAGCTTTTTGAGTTAATCGTTCCGACAAATTTAAAAAATAGATCGTTACCTGTCATCCAACAAATATCAAATGGTAACTTCGATATTACAGGTATTGTTGGTCAGGTTGGGAATCAGTTGATCGTTACTTCAACAAAATTCACACGTGCAACAGAGATTTATAAGTATGATCTTGCTTCTAAAAAGCTAACGCCTTTGACGACTGTCAATGACGAAATATACGCATCAATTAGTGATAACAAAGTAGAATCGAGAATAACAAAAGCTTCGGATGGTGCTGATTTATTTTCATGGGTAATCTATCCACCTGATTTTGATCCGACAAAAAAATATCCGACCATTTTATATTGTGAAGGAGGTCCACAGTCAGCTTTAACGCAATTTTATTCTTTCCGATGGAACTTGCAATTAATCGCTTCTCAAGGATACATTGTCATTGCTCCTAATCGTCGCGGAATGCCAGGATGGGGAGTCAAGTGGAATGAGGCTATCTCAAAAGATTGGGGTGGACAGCCTATCCGTGATTATCTTACTGCTATTGATGATATTTCAAAAGAAAGTTATGTAGACACGACACGTCGTGCTGCTATTGGCGCCAGTTATGGTGGCTATTCTGTTTATATGCTAGCAGGTGTACATCAAAATAGATTTAAATCATTAATTGCACACAATGGTTTATTCGATATGAAAAGTTGGTATGGAACGACTGAAGAACTGTTTTTTGCTAACCATGAATTGGGTGGTCCATATTGGGATAAGGCAAATGAAAAATCATATCATGAATACAATCCTTCTGAATATATAAACAAATGGAACACGCCTATTTTAATCTTCCAAGGTGGACATGATTATCGTGTACCAATTGGACAAGGTCTAGGCGCTTTCCAAGCTGCCCAATTGAAGAAAATTAAAAGTAGATTAGTTTATTTGCCAGATGAAAACCACTGGGTACTCTCAGGTCACAATGCACAAGTTTGGCAAAGAGAATTTTTCGGATGGTTGAAAGAAACCTTATAA